The Desulfovulcanus ferrireducens genome includes a window with the following:
- the argJ gene encoding bifunctional glutamate N-acetyltransferase/amino-acid acetyltransferase ArgJ: MVLVPKGYLFATVGAGFKYQDRDDLAFIFSQSPASTAAVFTKNRFQAAPILVAKEILERRTEVRGILVNAGQANACTGEAGYKNCRQTLQMLRELLALGEDEILPASTGVIGEQFDLEKWKKAIPELKSALGRAEPVQVAKAIMTTDTFPKLSWKRLDLREGQITFLGLAKGAGMICPDMATMLGFVLCDAQVDPEWWAKSLREAVDASFNAITVDGDTSTNDCVLALANGEARVRVHPDEQGLVSNALQEVCQDLAYQIVQDAEGGTKVIHIQVTGAKDEAQAEVAARTIGHSPLVKTALYGQDPNWGRIVAALGRSGAEFDPDQVRVEIAGITIFAQGQPVKMDIDNILARHLRKQDVHIQVCLGSGPGEYTLLSSDLTEEYVRINACYRT, translated from the coding sequence CTTTATATTTAGTCAGAGTCCCGCTTCTACAGCTGCTGTATTTACTAAGAACAGGTTTCAGGCAGCACCGATATTAGTTGCTAAGGAAATACTGGAAAGAAGAACAGAAGTCCGGGGAATACTGGTCAATGCCGGTCAGGCCAATGCCTGCACTGGAGAGGCAGGGTATAAGAATTGTCGTCAAACCTTGCAAATGTTGCGGGAGCTTTTGGCCCTGGGTGAAGATGAAATCCTGCCCGCCTCAACAGGAGTTATAGGAGAGCAGTTTGATCTTGAGAAGTGGAAAAAGGCTATCCCCGAACTTAAGTCAGCTTTGGGCCGGGCAGAGCCCGTGCAGGTAGCCAAGGCCATTATGACAACAGACACTTTCCCCAAGCTGTCATGGAAGCGGCTGGACCTGCGAGAGGGGCAGATTACCTTTTTGGGATTGGCCAAAGGCGCAGGAATGATTTGTCCTGATATGGCCACGATGCTTGGGTTTGTACTCTGCGATGCTCAAGTAGATCCTGAGTGGTGGGCAAAGTCTTTGAGGGAGGCAGTGGACGCGAGCTTTAACGCCATCACCGTGGATGGCGATACAAGTACCAATGATTGTGTTCTGGCTTTGGCCAATGGAGAGGCCAGGGTGCGTGTCCATCCGGATGAACAGGGTCTGGTAAGCAACGCTTTACAAGAAGTTTGTCAGGATTTGGCTTACCAGATTGTCCAGGACGCTGAGGGGGGGACAAAGGTCATCCATATTCAGGTCACAGGTGCAAAAGATGAAGCCCAGGCCGAAGTGGCCGCCAGGACTATTGGGCATTCTCCCCTGGTCAAAACAGCCCTTTATGGTCAGGATCCGAATTGGGGACGGATTGTTGCAGCCCTGGGGCGCAGTGGTGCTGAATTTGATCCGGATCAGGTACGGGTGGAGATTGCAGGGATAACTATTTTTGCCCAGGGACAACCTGTGAAGATGGATATAGACAATATCTTGGCCCGTCACTTGCGCAAACAAGATGTGCACATCCAGGTCTGTTTGGGCAGTGGACCCGGAGAATACACTTTGTTGAGTTCGGATTTGACTGAAGAATATGTGCGTATCAATGCATGTTACAGGACGTGA
- a CDS encoding cyclase family protein, whose translation MKIIDLSHPISPNMPVYPGTEPPIFITGSNIDDVGFLEKKITMYSHIGTHIDAPAHIIRGAKTLDQLSIEHFIGKAFLLDLTTRKKKSIDIDELEPHQGSIKNSDFILLNTGWSLLWGSNSYFQNYPILSSEAASWLCNFNLKGVGTDTISADEANSQDFPIHKIFLSHNIVIIENLTNLNALPANHFMFSCFPLKIEQADGSPVRAVAII comes from the coding sequence ATGAAAATAATTGATTTAAGCCATCCTATATCTCCAAACATGCCTGTATATCCGGGCACAGAACCACCCATATTCATCACCGGGTCAAACATTGATGACGTTGGTTTTCTTGAAAAGAAGATTACTATGTATTCACATATCGGCACACATATTGACGCCCCGGCTCATATCATTAGGGGAGCAAAGACTCTTGATCAGTTATCTATTGAGCACTTTATCGGGAAAGCATTTTTATTGGATCTGACTACAAGAAAAAAGAAATCCATTGACATTGATGAATTAGAACCTCATCAGGGTTCAATAAAAAATAGTGATTTTATTTTACTCAACACAGGTTGGAGTCTTTTGTGGGGCTCTAACAGCTATTTCCAAAATTACCCGATCTTGTCTTCAGAAGCAGCGTCATGGCTTTGTAATTTTAATCTAAAGGGGGTGGGAACGGACACGATTTCCGCAGATGAAGCCAATTCGCAGGATTTTCCAATCCATAAAATTTTTCTAAGCCACAACATTGTCATTATTGAAAACTTGACAAATTTAAATGCTTTGCCTGCTAATCACTTCATGTTCTCATGTTTTCCTTTGAAAATAGAACAGGCAGATGGTTCACCAGTGAGAGCGGTTGCAATTATTTAA